The genomic DNA ATGAAGGTGTGCAAATGAGTACGATTAGTGCCCTAGTTTTGGTATTACTAGGAGCGATGTTACTAGCTGGTGGTAAGCAGGGGCTCGTTTCATTTCTCGGGTTGCTGTTTAACTTTGCGGTGGTCTTTTTATCCGTAGTCTTGATTTCCTGGGGGATTCCGTACCTGATTGTGACGTTGTGTAACGCGGTGATTATCCTCGTAGTTTCCATTTATTTTGGTAATCAACAGGGACGCAATGCTGACATTGCGTTTTTAACGTCCATCATCGTGGTTGGCTTAGTAATTTTATTGATCATCCCGATTGAACACTGGGCCCAGGTGCAGGGCTTTGGAGTCGAAAATACGGAAGACCTGGAAGGACTCTCCCTGCAACTAGGGGTCCGGTTTCTAGATGTTTCCTGTGCGATGACGATTTTAAGCTGTCTAGGAGCAGTAGCAGAGGCCGCCGTGGCGGTTGCAACCGGGTTAGTTGAGCTGGAGGATCACGATGCTACGATTAGTGAGCAGCAGTTAATTCGCACCGGAATGCGCGTTGGTCAAGAAATCGTAGGGACGGCTTTTAATACCCTGTTCTTTGGATTTTACGGGGAACTCCTCGGCCTCTTTATCTGGTTTGCCCGGTTGCACTACACGCTGGGGATGATTATTAACGATAAAATTTTTGTCGCCGAACTGATCATGACAATCATTTCCGCCATTGGGGTCATTTTGACGATTCCCATTACGATTGGCGTAGTGCTCTACCATAAACGGCATCGGGTCAAGGGCTAACAGGGCAACCGTCCGAATGACTACGCCCGCGTGCAGTTTGTGAAGTAAAAAACTAGTGGTGAAGAGAGGATAATTTGTTGTAAGCGGTTTCAAATAGTGCTAAGCTAACAGTAAGAAATGGAGGGAATCATTATGAAAGCTGTAAACAAAGTTCCTGCTGCAGTGGCAATGCTCAAGGTCCTCGAGGCCTATGGCGTGAAAGATGTGTACGGTTACCCAGGTGGGTCCATTAACTCGACGCTACACGCCCTAGACGTTGAAAAAGAGAACATTAACTACGTGCAGATTCGGCACGAACAGGTGGGCGCGCTCGCAGCGGCTGCTCATGCGAAACTAACCGGTCACATTGGGGTGGCCTTTGGTTCGGCTGGACCAGGTGCAGTTAACCTGTTAAACGGATTGTACGATGCAAAGGAAGATAAAGTCCCAGTGTTAGCACTGGTAGGTCAAGTTCCGCACACGAACATGAACTATGACTACTTCCAAGAATTTCCAGAAGTGCCCATGTTTGAAGACGTTTCGGTTTACGATCGAGTAGTAATGAGCCCGGAAAGTTTACCGCACGTAGTTGATCAAGCCATCCATGCGGCCTATGCGCACAAAGGGGTTGCCGTAGTGGTAATTCCCAACGACTTTGGGTTTGCCGAAATTCCAGATGTGCGTTACGATTCGGCTTCAGCAACCTACGAGAAGCCGGCACCGCAACCAGTTGCGACTGATGCCGAAGTAGCTCAATTCTTAGCCATGGTGAAGGAAGCTAAACGTCCAGTTATCCACGTTGGGCGCGGGATTAAGGCTGGTGGTGACAAGTTAATTGAATTATCAAAGAAACTCCAAATTCCGTTAATCATGGATGGATTGGCTCAGGGTTACGTTGACAAAGGTTACGAAGGAAACCTTGGAACTGCTAACCGGGCGGCTTCGAAGCCAGCGGATGAAATTTTGGCAACTGCTGACTTAGTAATTGCCATTGGTGGTGACTTTGCCTTCGCTCACAGCGTTTACGCTAGCCATGACTTTAAGTACATTCAAGTTGATAACAACACGATTCAATTAGGTCGGCACCACACTCCGGACTTTGCCATTTGGTCAGATGCCACTCAGTTTGTGGAAAAGGCTTTGGATCAATCAGAACCAGCTCCAGAAAGCTCATTCTTCAAAGCTGCTGTCGCTGACATGCAAAACTGGAAAGAATACATCCAGAAGATTATGGACAGTGAAGCTGACAGCTTGAGTCCAGCTCAAGTTTACCAACAAATTAACCGGATTTCTGAACCAGATGCTGTGTACTCCGTTGACGTTGGTGACAACATCATCAGTACCTTCAGATACTTGAACTTCAATGACCAAATGAAGTGGGTCATTTCCGCCTTATTTGCAACGATGGGTTCAGGAGTTCCCGGGGCCATCGCGGC from Fructilactobacillus ixorae includes the following:
- a CDS encoding YibE/F family protein yields the protein MSTISALVLVLLGAMLLAGGKQGLVSFLGLLFNFAVVFLSVVLISWGIPYLIVTLCNAVIILVVSIYFGNQQGRNADIAFLTSIIVVGLVILLIIPIEHWAQVQGFGVENTEDLEGLSLQLGVRFLDVSCAMTILSCLGAVAEAAVAVATGLVELEDHDATISEQQLIRTGMRVGQEIVGTAFNTLFFGFYGELLGLFIWFARLHYTLGMIINDKIFVAELIMTIISAIGVILTIPITIGVVLYHKRHRVKG
- the spxB gene encoding pyruvate oxidase; amino-acid sequence: MKAVNKVPAAVAMLKVLEAYGVKDVYGYPGGSINSTLHALDVEKENINYVQIRHEQVGALAAAAHAKLTGHIGVAFGSAGPGAVNLLNGLYDAKEDKVPVLALVGQVPHTNMNYDYFQEFPEVPMFEDVSVYDRVVMSPESLPHVVDQAIHAAYAHKGVAVVVIPNDFGFAEIPDVRYDSASATYEKPAPQPVATDAEVAQFLAMVKEAKRPVIHVGRGIKAGGDKLIELSKKLQIPLIMDGLAQGYVDKGYEGNLGTANRAASKPADEILATADLVIAIGGDFAFAHSVYASHDFKYIQVDNNTIQLGRHHTPDFAIWSDATQFVEKALDQSEPAPESSFFKAAVADMQNWKEYIQKIMDSEADSLSPAQVYQQINRISEPDAVYSVDVGDNIISTFRYLNFNDQMKWVISALFATMGSGVPGAIAAKLDEPDKQVFNIAGDGALSMVMQDLVTEVKYQLPIINIVTQNGDLSFIKGEQEDLAMPYFGLDLQSQDFAMIAKGMGLDAVRVSNYAELPAAFDQAVAAVKAGRPFLIDIIINDKRALPVEDLVVKIEDGKVVETVSPNFRKDKGDQQQYSLADFFAIYDGEDLRPLQHYFDEYQVEL